From the genome of Parazoarcus communis, one region includes:
- a CDS encoding UDP-glucose dehydrogenase family protein, which yields MKVTVVGTGYVGLVSGACLADVGNDVLCLDVDPNKIRILEEGGIPIHEPGLLDVVRRNVEAGRLSFTTDVEKAARFGTIQFIAVGTPPDEDGSADLQYVLAAARNIGRYMDDYRVVVDKSTVPVGTGDKVRAAITEELGKRKAAIEFSVVSNPEFLKEGAAVDDFMRPDRIIVGADDERAIDLMRQLYGPFQRNHEKLLAMDVKSAELTKYAANAMLATRISFMNELANLAETLGADIELVRQGIGSDPRIGWHFLYAGCGYGGSCFPKDVKALVRTGRESGHDLLLLNAVEAANDAQKMLLVRKIVARFGEDLSGLHFGLWGLAFKPNTDDMRDAPSRVIIRELFERGATVTAYDPVAMDEAKRIFGDEPRLRYAQRPMAAVEGADALVIVTEWKEFRSPDFDAICQTLKSAVIFDGRNMYDPAVMRRIGIEYHGIGRR from the coding sequence ATGAAGGTTACGGTTGTCGGTACGGGGTATGTGGGGCTCGTCAGCGGTGCGTGCCTTGCGGATGTCGGCAATGACGTGCTCTGCCTCGATGTGGATCCGAACAAGATCCGCATCCTCGAGGAGGGTGGGATTCCGATTCATGAGCCGGGGCTGCTCGATGTGGTTCGACGCAACGTCGAAGCCGGGCGTCTTTCGTTTACGACTGACGTCGAAAAGGCTGCGCGTTTCGGGACCATACAGTTCATCGCCGTCGGTACGCCGCCCGATGAGGACGGCTCGGCCGATCTGCAGTACGTGCTCGCGGCGGCGCGCAACATCGGGCGCTACATGGATGATTACCGGGTGGTGGTCGACAAGTCCACGGTGCCTGTCGGTACCGGTGACAAGGTGCGTGCCGCCATTACCGAAGAGCTTGGCAAGCGTAAGGCCGCGATTGAGTTCTCGGTGGTGTCGAACCCCGAGTTCCTGAAGGAAGGTGCGGCAGTCGACGACTTCATGCGCCCCGACCGCATCATTGTTGGCGCTGACGATGAGCGTGCCATCGACTTGATGCGTCAGCTCTACGGTCCCTTCCAGCGCAACCATGAAAAGCTGCTGGCAATGGATGTAAAGAGTGCCGAGCTCACCAAGTACGCGGCGAACGCGATGCTGGCGACCCGTATCAGCTTCATGAACGAGCTGGCCAATCTGGCCGAGACCCTGGGCGCTGACATCGAACTCGTGCGTCAGGGCATCGGTTCCGATCCGCGTATCGGCTGGCATTTTCTCTATGCAGGTTGCGGCTACGGCGGTTCCTGCTTCCCGAAGGACGTGAAGGCGCTGGTGCGTACCGGGCGCGAGAGCGGGCACGACCTGCTGCTGCTCAACGCGGTCGAAGCGGCCAACGATGCACAGAAGATGCTGCTTGTGCGCAAGATCGTGGCGCGTTTCGGAGAAGACCTCAGCGGGCTGCATTTCGGCCTGTGGGGACTCGCGTTCAAGCCCAATACCGACGACATGCGCGACGCCCCCAGCCGGGTCATCATCCGCGAACTGTTCGAGCGTGGCGCCACCGTGACGGCCTACGATCCGGTGGCAATGGACGAGGCAAAGCGGATCTTCGGCGACGAACCGCGCCTGCGCTATGCCCAGCGCCCGATGGCCGCAGTGGAGGGGGCGGATGCGCTGGTGATCGTGACGGAATGGAAGGAGTTCCGCAGTCCCGATTTCGATGCAATCTGCCAGACACTGAAGAGCGCGGTCATCTTTGATGGGCGCAACATGTACGATCCCGCCGTGATGCGCAGAATCGGCATCGAATACCACGGTATCGGTCGCCGCTGA
- the cysM gene encoding cysteine synthase CysM produces MEFKTLEDYVGQTPLVRLKRIEAGRNNLILAKLEGNNPAGSVKDRPALSMVMHAEARGAIHPGDCLIEATSGNTGIALAMVAAMRGYRMILVMPENQSVERRQTMRAFGAELVLTPKEGGMEMARDVAVKMRDEGQGVILDQFANPDNPLAHYEGTGPEIWEQTGGRITHFVSSMGTTGTIMGTSRFLKEQNPAIQIVGCQPEEGSQIPGIRKWPEAYLPSIYEKPRVDRLEYVGQADAEEMTRRLAREEGIFAGISSGGSLHVALRLAQEVENAVIVSIVCDRGDRYLSTGVFPG; encoded by the coding sequence ATGGAATTCAAGACGCTCGAGGATTACGTTGGGCAGACGCCGCTGGTTCGACTCAAGCGAATCGAGGCGGGGCGCAACAATTTGATCCTGGCCAAGCTCGAGGGCAACAACCCGGCGGGATCGGTAAAGGACCGGCCGGCGCTGTCGATGGTGATGCATGCCGAGGCGCGGGGGGCGATTCATCCCGGTGACTGCCTGATCGAGGCCACCAGCGGGAATACCGGCATCGCACTGGCGATGGTTGCGGCGATGCGGGGCTATCGCATGATTCTGGTCATGCCGGAGAACCAGAGCGTCGAGCGACGACAGACCATGCGGGCATTTGGCGCCGAACTGGTGCTCACCCCCAAGGAAGGCGGCATGGAAATGGCGCGCGACGTTGCGGTGAAAATGCGCGACGAGGGGCAGGGCGTCATTCTCGATCAGTTCGCGAATCCGGATAACCCCCTGGCACACTACGAGGGCACCGGCCCCGAGATCTGGGAGCAGACCGGCGGGCGCATCACGCACTTCGTCAGTTCGATGGGGACGACCGGCACCATCATGGGAACCTCGCGTTTCCTGAAGGAACAGAATCCGGCCATCCAGATCGTGGGTTGCCAGCCGGAAGAGGGGTCGCAGATCCCCGGTATCCGGAAGTGGCCGGAAGCCTACCTGCCGAGCATCTACGAGAAGCCGAGGGTCGACCGGCTCGAGTACGTTGGGCAGGCCGACGCCGAGGAGATGACCCGCCGACTGGCGCGGGAAGAAGGCATCTTCGCAGGCATCTCGTCCGGCGGCTCCCTGCATGTGGCGCTGCGCCTCGCTCAGGAAGTCGAGAATGCGGTCATCGTGAGCATCGTTTGCGACCGGGGTGATCGTTATCTGTCGACGGGCGTTTTCCCGGGCTGA